A single Streptomyces sp. Edi2 DNA region contains:
- the meaB gene encoding methylmalonyl Co-A mutase-associated GTPase MeaB, with product MPATIDVDRYAEGVRAGSRAWIARAVTLVESTRPDHRAAAQRLLVELLPHSGAARRVGISGVPGVGKSTFIDALGSLLTGAGHRVAVLAVDPSSSRTGGSILGDKTRMERLATDPAAFVRPSPTSGTLGGVARATRESIVVMEAAGYDVVLVETVGVGQSETTVAGMVDTFLLLTLARTGDQLQGIKKGVLELADLVSVNKADGPHERDARSAARELSGALRLLQPPDAAWTPPVLTCSAREGTGLKGVWERVEQHRTLLESTGALAERRRAQQVDWTWSMVRDRLIDRLQEHPEVRRLGPGVEKAVRDGEITATLAAERLLEAFGLGDGLAG from the coding sequence ATGCCTGCGACGATCGATGTCGACCGGTACGCCGAAGGTGTCCGTGCGGGCTCCCGCGCCTGGATCGCCCGCGCCGTCACCCTGGTGGAGTCCACCCGGCCCGACCACCGGGCGGCGGCCCAGCGGCTGCTGGTCGAGCTGCTGCCGCACTCCGGCGCGGCCCGCAGAGTGGGCATCAGCGGGGTGCCGGGCGTCGGCAAGTCGACCTTCATCGACGCGCTCGGCTCGCTGCTGACCGGCGCCGGACACCGGGTGGCGGTGCTCGCCGTCGACCCGTCCTCCAGCCGTACCGGCGGCTCCATCCTGGGCGACAAGACCCGGATGGAGCGGCTGGCCACGGACCCGGCGGCGTTCGTCCGCCCCTCCCCCACCTCCGGCACGCTGGGCGGGGTGGCGCGGGCCACCCGGGAGTCCATCGTGGTGATGGAGGCCGCGGGCTACGACGTCGTCCTGGTGGAGACGGTCGGCGTCGGCCAGTCCGAGACCACCGTCGCCGGCATGGTCGACACCTTTCTGCTGCTGACCCTGGCCCGCACCGGCGACCAGCTCCAGGGCATCAAGAAGGGCGTACTGGAGCTGGCGGACCTGGTCTCCGTCAACAAGGCCGACGGCCCGCACGAGCGGGACGCGCGTTCGGCGGCCCGCGAACTGTCCGGAGCGCTGCGGCTGTTGCAGCCCCCTGACGCGGCCTGGACACCTCCCGTCCTGACCTGCAGCGCCCGCGAGGGCACCGGTCTGAAGGGGGTCTGGGAGCGGGTCGAGCAGCACCGCACCCTCCTGGAGTCCACCGGCGCACTGGCCGAGCGGCGCCGCGCCCAGCAGGTCGACTGGACCTGGTCGATGGTCCGCGACCGGCTGATCGACCGCCTCCAGGAGCACCCCGAGGTGCGCCGGCTGGGCCCCGGCGTCGAAAAGGCGGTGCGCGACGGCGAGATCACCGCGACGCTGGCAGCCGAACGCCTGCTGGAGGCGTTCGGGCTCGGGGACGGCCTCGCGGGCTGA
- a CDS encoding SAM-dependent methyltransferase has protein sequence MSQESRPQAGVVDVSTPSVARMYDYYLGGKDNYAVDREACEELSKVVPSTQVLAINNRRFLQRVVRWLAREHGIRQFIDHGSGLPTQDNVHQVAQQVDPESRVVYVDNDPIVLAHGRALLEENAHTAVIQADMRDTEGIFGSAEVERLIDFEQPVAALFVSVLHCIPDADDPAGLIKRVADRLAPGSFLVVCQLVSEDAATRDFVTEFMRVSTHGQWGRVRQAHELAGFLEGLEIQEPGLVEVSTWKPDADLGPKQLTQEWIEYGGVARKL, from the coding sequence ATGAGCCAGGAATCACGACCGCAGGCCGGCGTCGTCGATGTCAGTACCCCGAGTGTGGCGCGGATGTACGACTACTACCTGGGCGGCAAGGACAACTACGCCGTGGACCGCGAGGCCTGCGAAGAGCTGAGCAAGGTCGTCCCGAGTACCCAGGTGCTGGCGATCAACAACCGGCGCTTCCTCCAGCGGGTGGTCCGCTGGCTGGCCCGCGAACACGGCATCCGCCAGTTCATCGACCACGGCTCAGGCCTGCCGACCCAGGACAACGTCCACCAGGTCGCCCAGCAGGTCGACCCGGAGTCCCGGGTGGTGTACGTCGACAACGACCCCATCGTGCTGGCGCACGGCCGTGCGCTGCTGGAGGAGAACGCCCACACCGCCGTGATCCAGGCGGATATGCGGGACACCGAGGGCATCTTCGGCAGTGCCGAGGTCGAGCGGCTGATCGACTTCGAGCAGCCCGTCGCCGCGCTGTTCGTCTCGGTCCTCCACTGCATACCCGATGCCGATGACCCGGCCGGGCTCATCAAGAGGGTCGCCGACCGGCTGGCTCCCGGCAGCTTCCTGGTGGTGTGTCAGTTGGTCAGCGAGGACGCCGCCACCCGCGACTTCGTCACCGAATTCATGCGGGTCAGCACGCACGGCCAGTGGGGCCGGGTGCGGCAGGCTCATGAGCTGGCCGGGTTCCTGGAGGGGCTGGAGATCCAGGAGCCGGGCCTGGTGGAGGTCTCCACCTGGAAGCCGGACGCGGACCTCGGTCCCAAGCAGCTCACCCAGGAGTGGATCGAATACGGCGGAGTGGCCCGCAAGCTGTAG
- a CDS encoding DUF397 domain-containing protein — protein sequence MEPVTNGMQATSIEGVVWRKSRRSNPSGNCVELAVLSDGGVAVRNSRFTSGPALVYTHDEIMAFVQGAKDGDFDDLIAGH from the coding sequence ATGGAGCCGGTGACCAACGGCATGCAGGCGACCAGCATCGAAGGCGTCGTCTGGCGCAAGAGCCGCCGCAGTAACCCCAGCGGCAACTGTGTGGAGCTGGCCGTTCTTTCGGACGGCGGGGTGGCGGTGCGCAACTCCCGGTTCACCTCGGGTCCGGCGCTCGTCTACACCCACGACGAGATAATGGCTTTCGTCCAGGGAGCCAAGGACGGTGACTTCGACGATCTCATCGCCGGCCACTGA
- a CDS encoding ATP-binding protein produces the protein MPAPDGFAACALSGTARTVPEARRFTRATLAGWQMCADVADDVALVVSELVSNALRYGAKDAGDDDAVEAPAPFCNAWLALTRQNSTVLCAVSDAGTDAPVVKPPDALSESGRGLHIVDQLSDSWGWTPPDGTGKTVWATVSSRG, from the coding sequence ATGCCAGCCCCCGACGGCTTCGCCGCCTGCGCCCTCAGCGGCACCGCGCGCACCGTGCCGGAGGCCCGCCGGTTCACCCGGGCGACTCTCGCGGGCTGGCAGATGTGCGCCGATGTGGCCGATGACGTGGCCCTGGTCGTCTCCGAACTCGTCAGCAACGCCTTGCGTTACGGCGCCAAGGACGCGGGGGACGACGACGCCGTCGAGGCACCCGCCCCCTTCTGCAACGCCTGGCTCGCGCTGACCCGGCAGAACTCCACCGTGCTCTGCGCGGTCTCGGACGCCGGAACCGACGCCCCCGTCGTCAAGCCGCCGGACGCCCTGTCGGAGTCCGGACGCGGCCTGCACATCGTCGACCAGCTGAGCGACTCCTGGGGCTGGACACCGCCGGACGGGACCGGGAAGACGGTCTGGGCGACGGTGTCGAGTCGGGGCTGA
- a CDS encoding LysR family transcriptional regulator: MDLLSLRYFREVARREHVSRAAEELRVAQPSVSRTIARLEAELGVPLFDRQGRTIRLNRYGAAFLARVERALDELDDARREMADAAGLDDGSVAVAAETLLPLTELLAGFRAAHPGVIVRCLQSTPDVMHQQLRSREVDFCIASQPLSGPGLGAVRLSREEVLLVVPAGHPLAARERVTVAEIADEPFITTRTGHWQRALLERLFSGIGRRPVISCEGDEPGATHFLVAAGLGIGLIPALARAELPQVPLAWLHLDTPDCVRTLSLVRREDSYLSTAARRFRDMAVAHFAARGRGDRPGDVRPGTARPEEASGSR; the protein is encoded by the coding sequence GTGGATCTGCTGTCCCTGCGCTACTTCCGGGAGGTCGCGCGCCGGGAGCACGTCAGCCGGGCCGCCGAGGAACTACGAGTGGCCCAGCCCTCGGTGAGCCGGACGATCGCCCGGCTGGAGGCCGAGCTGGGCGTGCCGCTCTTCGACCGGCAGGGCCGCACCATCCGGCTCAACCGCTATGGCGCCGCGTTCCTGGCCCGGGTCGAGCGGGCCCTGGACGAACTCGACGACGCACGGCGGGAGATGGCCGATGCCGCCGGACTGGACGACGGCTCCGTCGCCGTGGCCGCCGAGACGCTGTTGCCCCTCACCGAACTGCTGGCCGGATTCCGCGCCGCCCACCCCGGGGTCATCGTCCGCTGCCTGCAGTCGACTCCCGATGTGATGCACCAACAGTTACGGTCCCGGGAGGTCGACTTCTGTATCGCCTCCCAGCCGCTGTCCGGGCCCGGTCTGGGCGCCGTGCGGCTCTCGCGCGAAGAGGTGCTGCTCGTGGTGCCGGCCGGTCATCCGCTGGCCGCCCGGGAGCGGGTCACGGTGGCCGAGATCGCCGACGAGCCCTTCATCACCACCAGGACGGGGCACTGGCAACGTGCGCTGCTGGAGCGGCTGTTCAGCGGGATCGGGCGGCGGCCGGTGATCTCCTGCGAGGGAGACGAGCCGGGTGCCACGCACTTCCTGGTGGCAGCCGGCCTCGGCATCGGCCTGATCCCCGCGCTCGCCCGCGCCGAGCTCCCGCAGGTGCCGCTCGCCTGGCTGCACCTCGACACCCCTGACTGCGTACGGACCCTGAGCCTGGTCCGGCGCGAGGACAGCTATCTCTCCACGGCCGCCAGGCGGTTCCGCGACATGGCCGTGGCGCACTTCGCGGCACGGGGGCGAGGCGACCGGCCGGGAGATGTCCGGCCGGGCACGGCGCGACCGGAGGAGGCATCGGGGTCCCGGTAG
- a CDS encoding helix-turn-helix transcriptional regulator, with product MTAAQPSSDPSLRRYLEHPRGGPTVLRIVLGTQLRRLREGAGITREAAGDAIRGSHAKISRLELGRVSCKERDVADLLTLYNVTDDAVRSDFLKLARRTSTPGWWHQYNDVLPGWFETHIGLEEAASVIRTYEVQFVPGLLQTSDYARAVAQLGHPRSSQEEIERRVQLRVQRQELLTVPDAPRVWAVIDEASLRRPLGGPEVMAGQLRHLLKMAELPNVTLQIAPFSLGGLAAAGSPITILRFLEPDLPDIVYLEQLTSALYLDKRDDVDHYLAVMDRLSAQSESPRESLAILERLLKQES from the coding sequence ATGACCGCCGCGCAGCCGAGCAGCGATCCGTCCCTGCGCCGCTACCTGGAGCATCCGCGGGGCGGCCCGACCGTCCTGCGGATCGTGCTGGGCACCCAGCTTCGCCGGCTGCGTGAAGGGGCGGGCATCACCCGTGAGGCCGCGGGGGACGCCATCCGGGGTTCCCACGCGAAGATCAGCCGCCTGGAGCTGGGCCGGGTGAGCTGCAAGGAGCGGGATGTCGCCGATCTGCTGACGCTCTACAACGTCACGGACGACGCGGTCCGTTCCGACTTCCTCAAGCTGGCCCGCAGGACCAGCACTCCGGGCTGGTGGCATCAGTACAACGATGTCCTGCCCGGCTGGTTCGAGACGCATATCGGTCTCGAAGAGGCCGCCTCGGTGATCCGTACCTACGAAGTCCAGTTCGTGCCGGGCCTGTTGCAGACCTCGGACTACGCCCGCGCGGTGGCGCAGCTCGGTCATCCGCGCTCCTCTCAGGAGGAGATCGAGCGACGGGTACAGCTGCGCGTGCAGCGTCAGGAGCTGCTGACCGTCCCGGATGCACCGCGGGTATGGGCCGTGATCGACGAGGCGTCGCTGCGCCGTCCGCTCGGCGGCCCTGAGGTGATGGCTGGCCAGCTGAGACATCTGCTGAAGATGGCCGAGCTGCCGAATGTCACGCTGCAGATCGCGCCGTTCAGCCTGGGCGGTCTGGCGGCGGCCGGTAGTCCGATCACGATCCTCCGGTTCCTGGAGCCGGATCTGCCGGACATCGTCTATCTGGAGCAGCTGACCAGCGCGCTCTATCTGGACAAGCGCGATGACGTCGATCATTACCTCGCGGTGATGGACCGGCTCAGCGCGCAGTCCGAGTCGCCCCGTGAGTCCCTGGCGATCCTGGAGCGGCTGCTCAAGCAGGAGAGCTGA
- a CDS encoding class I SAM-dependent methyltransferase translates to MVRANEANWDARTPVHVASQFYGLDGSRTAEGWFAPFEWTDLGDLTGRDVLHLQCHLGTETAAFAARGARTVGLDFSAAAVAEARRLAQEGGRSMEFVRSDVHRAVEALGERRFDVIYTGKGALCYLPDLATWAGIVSALLRPGGTFYLVEFHPLLDSLGPTPSPDRQELRLHHDYLGGRGPLRSDTPSTYTDGPPVQGATTSYEWRHGLGEVISAVIGAGLTVQLVRETELLPWKRFDAMVPSENGWWRLPPSEPIVPLLYALRAVKA, encoded by the coding sequence ATGGTGCGTGCCAATGAGGCGAACTGGGACGCCCGTACGCCGGTCCATGTGGCCAGCCAGTTCTACGGCCTGGACGGTTCCCGGACCGCCGAGGGCTGGTTCGCGCCGTTCGAGTGGACGGATCTGGGCGATCTGACCGGGCGGGACGTCCTGCATCTGCAGTGTCATCTGGGCACCGAGACCGCCGCGTTCGCCGCGCGGGGCGCGCGCACGGTGGGGCTCGACTTCTCCGCTGCGGCGGTCGCGGAGGCGCGGCGGCTCGCCCAGGAGGGCGGCCGGAGTATGGAGTTCGTCCGGTCCGATGTGCACCGGGCCGTGGAGGCGCTGGGTGAGCGCCGGTTCGATGTGATCTACACCGGCAAGGGCGCGCTGTGCTATCTCCCCGATCTGGCCACCTGGGCCGGGATCGTCAGCGCGCTGCTCCGGCCCGGCGGGACGTTCTACCTCGTCGAGTTCCATCCCCTGCTCGACTCCCTGGGGCCGACGCCGAGCCCGGACCGGCAGGAACTCCGGCTCCATCATGACTACTTGGGAGGCCGGGGCCCGCTGAGGAGCGATACCCCGTCCACGTACACCGACGGTCCGCCGGTGCAGGGCGCCACGACGAGTTACGAGTGGCGGCACGGCCTCGGGGAGGTCATCTCGGCCGTGATCGGGGCGGGGCTGACCGTGCAGCTGGTCAGGGAGACCGAACTGCTGCCCTGGAAGCGGTTCGATGCGATGGTGCCGTCCGAGAACGGCTGGTGGCGTCTCCCGCCGTCGGAGCCGATCGTTCCGCTGCTGTATGCGCTAAGGGCGGTCAAGGCCTGA
- a CDS encoding TetR/AcrR family transcriptional regulator, translated as MTDIRRRRVPRPVREQQIIDAAIRVFARRGYHAASVDEIAELAGISKPMVYLYLDSKEGLFLACLRREAERLVAVLRAAASPAHTPELRLRAGLLAFFTFVTEHRDSWVVLHRQAAELSPAIAAELVRTRRAVMTEVFGLVRAGGTVDTGPARPDDEAGFVTYALVGAADSLTDWMTLHPGEPPERITLRLMNMVWVGMRNALVGEVWTTPARDS; from the coding sequence ATGACTGACATACGCAGGCGACGTGTCCCCCGTCCGGTCCGGGAGCAGCAGATCATCGACGCGGCGATCAGGGTCTTCGCCAGGCGCGGCTACCACGCCGCCTCGGTCGACGAGATCGCCGAACTCGCCGGAATCTCCAAGCCGATGGTCTATCTCTACCTCGACTCCAAGGAGGGGCTGTTCCTCGCCTGTCTGCGGCGTGAGGCCGAGCGCCTGGTGGCCGTGTTACGCGCTGCCGCGAGCCCTGCGCACACTCCCGAACTGCGGCTGCGGGCAGGGCTGCTCGCGTTCTTCACCTTCGTCACCGAGCACCGGGACAGCTGGGTGGTGCTGCACCGTCAGGCGGCGGAGCTGAGCCCGGCGATCGCGGCGGAGCTGGTCCGGACCCGGCGGGCGGTGATGACGGAGGTCTTCGGGCTGGTCCGGGCCGGCGGCACGGTGGACACCGGGCCCGCCCGCCCCGACGACGAGGCCGGGTTCGTGACGTACGCCCTGGTCGGGGCGGCGGACTCGCTCACCGACTGGATGACGCTCCACCCTGGCGAGCCGCCGGAGCGGATCACCCTGCGGCTGATGAACATGGTGTGGGTGGGGATGCGCAATGCCCTCGTCGGCGAGGTGTGGACGACGCCGGCCCGGGACTCTTAG